Proteins encoded within one genomic window of Hahella chejuensis KCTC 2396:
- a CDS encoding MFS transporter produces the protein MSAPRSGALGVMPPLISMLIFVIGHGLLTTLLTVRMSAESASTFAIGMISTAYFAGLVIGSFVNAKLIIRVGHIRAYAAYASMLASVAIMYGLVVEPYTWAFLRLLGGFATGGLLVVIESWMLVSSSSENRGKVMAIYMILFYASLACGQLLLKYIDPLTLIPFALAAIAASLSVVPLSLTRVAMPEMGEPHPLSMIELIRLTPAGVLSSFMSGMVLGVIYGLLPLFFTQSGYDLDWVANLMAVVIVGGMALQYPVGRASDRYDRRLTLTALAAALAILSSIMSLMSYGAGGSNAMMALMIFLLGGVAFSIYPISLSHACDELQPEQVISANQGLLIAYSIGAMTGPLVEPAFVSMMGPKGIFTYFAVVSLALVGFLLWRRRVRTAVPLDEHQAYTLTTPNTPVMAEFDPRSDQDDSLNDEAASKEEKAA, from the coding sequence ATGTCAGCCCCCCGTTCAGGCGCCCTCGGCGTCATGCCCCCTCTCATCAGCATGCTGATCTTCGTTATCGGCCATGGCCTGTTGACCACTCTTTTAACTGTGCGCATGTCCGCCGAGAGCGCCTCCACCTTCGCCATCGGCATGATTTCCACCGCATATTTCGCCGGCCTGGTGATCGGATCATTCGTCAACGCCAAGCTCATCATCCGGGTGGGTCATATCCGCGCTTACGCGGCGTACGCCTCCATGCTGGCAAGCGTCGCCATCATGTACGGACTGGTGGTGGAGCCCTATACCTGGGCCTTTCTACGCCTGTTGGGCGGTTTCGCCACCGGCGGCCTGTTAGTGGTGATAGAGTCCTGGATGCTGGTGTCCAGCTCATCAGAAAACCGCGGCAAGGTGATGGCGATTTACATGATTCTTTTCTACGCTTCGCTGGCCTGCGGCCAGTTGTTGCTGAAGTACATCGACCCTCTGACGTTGATTCCTTTCGCGCTGGCCGCTATCGCCGCCTCATTGTCCGTGGTGCCGCTTTCCCTTACACGCGTGGCCATGCCGGAAATGGGCGAACCGCATCCATTGAGCATGATCGAGCTGATTCGACTCACGCCGGCAGGCGTGCTGAGCAGCTTCATGTCAGGGATGGTGTTGGGCGTGATATACGGCCTGTTGCCGCTGTTTTTCACTCAGTCCGGCTACGATCTGGACTGGGTCGCCAACCTGATGGCGGTGGTGATCGTGGGCGGTATGGCTCTGCAATATCCCGTCGGCCGCGCCTCGGATCGTTATGACCGTCGTCTGACGCTGACGGCGCTGGCGGCGGCCCTGGCGATTCTCAGCAGCATCATGAGCCTGATGAGCTATGGCGCCGGCGGCAGCAACGCCATGATGGCGCTGATGATCTTTCTGCTGGGCGGCGTTGCGTTCTCGATTTATCCCATCAGTCTCAGCCACGCCTGTGACGAGCTGCAGCCTGAACAGGTGATCAGCGCCAATCAGGGGCTGCTGATCGCTTACAGCATCGGCGCTATGACCGGCCCGCTGGTGGAGCCCGCCTTCGTTTCGATGATGGGCCCCAAGGGAATTTTCACTTACTTCGCCGTGGTGTCGCTCGCTCTGGTTGGATTCCTGTTATGGCGCCGCAGAGTCAGAACCGCTGTGCCGCTGGACGAGCATCAGGCCTATACCCTGA